Genomic window (Deltaproteobacteria bacterium):
ATAATAGTGGCGGGGCACCTGTCATTGTTCAGGATATGGAGCAAACCAGTGAATTTTCATTTGCTGCATGGATAAAACCGACGGCCCTTGGTTGTGCGGAAGGTCAAACGCTCGGTCTCAATACCAAACTGAGAAGAGATGTTCTGACTACCCAGTTCTGGATTAAAAACTGGGCTCTCAGCATCATGCGTTTTAGTCCTGATGGCAATCCCATTGCTGGAAACTGCAGTGATGATCCTGATGGAACAGGTCCTCTGCTTCCCTATAATTCAGATGCAACCCATGATGTGTTGCGGTTCTATGTTACGGCTGGAGATCCTGCCGACCAGAGGTGTGACCCGTGGGGTGGTTCTCTGCCCGCGCCTGCTTATCCGGCAAACCCTGTTGCCTATTATGAAAATGGCTGGGGAGCTGCGATTACATGTGCCGGTGGGTCGCCCTATCCGCACCCCGGTCAAAATTGGGTGAGATCATTTGCTCAGACAGAGACGGCTGCTTCCGGCGCTCCAACCTATAGTGGTGTAGCGCTGCAGCCCGGTGTATGGCAGCATGTGGCAGGGAGCTGGGACGGCCGTTATATCAGGATCTATATTGATGGTCAGCTTGCAGCTGAAACGGATATGGGCGGTACCGGCAATTACATCATGCTTGCCGATCCGCACCTCTGGGGCGGAACCCTGCCTGCCGGCAACAGGCATGTAAGTTCATTCTTTGCTGCCGGCGCACGCCCTATATGGTCGACGGCTGCTGACCCGACATACTCCAAAGGTTACAATTACTGGATCGCTAACGGATATTACGATCTAAACACGTTTACTTATGTCGGTGAGCTTGACGATGTGAAATACTGGAAGATTGCCTTGCCCTTAACAACGATTCAATACTGATGCCTTAAAGAACATTTTTATAAACACAATATATGAGAACGCCATACCGGTTGGGGCATTGCCCGGAACCTATCTCTGTTTAATAGCCCTTTTAATCAGTAGCAAAAAAAAATTGTACAATCTGGAAAATACTGTATAATTCCCCCTGTAGTTATTCATCGATAACTATGAGTAAAAGCCTCACGTCTTCATAATTAGCAAACAAAAAGGGGTGAAATGGGGAAGAAGCGATCATACCTGATACTGGTTCTGTTAATCCTGCCTGTAAGCCATCCCTTGTTATCCACAGGAAAAGCAATCGATCCCCCCCATGATGTAGCGGTTTGTAATGCCTGCCATAGTGGTGGCAGTTGGGATGCCCTCTACGACAGGGCGCCACGGTGTTTGAACTGTCACAGCAGCGGCGGTGTTGCCGGGAAGACCCCCTTTGCGGCGAATGACGCCTCAGGGCTCTTTAATTTTACGACCTCCGGGGAGGGGGCCCTGGAACAACATTCCCATGCCTGGGGTGTTCCCCTGGAAGAGGGGAGAGCCGGGGCCACGGTTCCTCCTGAAAAGGCGGGCACTTATGTGAGTGATAAAAGCCGCGCAATGGGGAAGCTTTCCTGCCCCTCCTGCCACAGCGGTCATGAAAACGATAACCGGGCCATGCTGCGGGGCCCCTATGATATTGAGCGGAATGCTTCAGGAGAGATCGTTTATGGTGTGAACGAACTCTGCTTCGAATGCCACAGCGGTCAGATGTCAGGGGGAAGCCACCCTGTAAAAGTAGCCCTTCCCAAGGGGCGTTCTGCTTATAAAAATCCCCCTGCCCTTAATCCGTCCTTTGCAGCGATTTCTTCATCGGCCTTAAAACTTTACTCCACGCCTGAAGGTACTGACCGTATCCTGTGCCTGACCTGTCACGGCGTTCATGCAAGTGATTCCAATCCCTACACGGAAGATCAACTCGGCTTCGGTAACTTAAGTACCGGTGACGGTTATCTTTTGAGGCAATACAACGATTCAAACCTTTGCCGCAGCTGCCATAATTACCAGTCCCACCGGGGCATGGCCTGCCGCCATTGTCATGATCCCCACTCGCCGGGAGCTAATGTCTCCCTTGTGATGGACAACATGAGTACGCCTGAAATTAACGGCAATAGCCTGGGTAATGTGTCGGTGAGCCTTGGCAATATTTCCTCCGGTTTTGTGCTTTTTAAGGAAACCGGTCCGCAGGGGATCTGTGAGAGTTGCCATAGCCTGGCAACGGATTCTCCCTCGGGAGCTTTGTTCCAGGGCTGGAGTTCCAGCCACGGGGCGTTGGGAATCGGCAAAAGCGAGGCCCCTGCCGGGGACTGCCGAGAATGCCACAGCCATAAAACGGGTGAGGGTTCCGGGAGCTTTGTCGCCTGCAACAATTGCAGCGGTGGTGATGAGTTGCTCTTTGAGGCGGCCACTGAAAATGTCTGCGAAGATTGCCACTTCGGCACAGCGGACGTGGATGATTTTGTTTACGGTAACGGCATACGAGCCCTGATCAGCCAGGGCCAATATACGAGTACGGGCCACGGCCGCCGTTTTCTTTCCCAATTTACGTCAGGTAATTACGGTCCTCATTTTCCCTGCAAGGGCTGCCATGGAGGATATGTTTCCCACGGAGACCCGGCCAATCCCTTTATGCTTGTAAGCTCCGTCAATGCCGATCCTGATGTGCTCTGCCTGAAATGCCACGGCCACGACAGCAGCACCGATGTGATGATTTTTTCCATGAGTGGAGAGGAGGTTCTCGAGTGTTTTGCCTGCCACTTGCCATTGGCGATTATGCCCAGTACTCTGGACTGGCGTCTCAACAGCCATTCCCATGGGGGCATGGCCGCTGCCGGAGGTTACCAGAACCACACAAGCTGGCGAATGGTTCCCAAGTGTATCGATTGCCACGATCCGCACGGTGATTCGAACATGGCCATGGTCCATGACAAGGTGTATACGGGAGGCAGCGATGAATACGGCCGTCCGGAACCCTTCTTTAATAAATCGACGGTGGTTTTTACAAGCCATTCCGGTGCGGGCAGTTTCGCCACCAATGCCGAAACGAGTGTTTGCCAGGCCTGCCACAGCAAGACGAGCCACTTCCGTCAGGTGGGTCTGGGCGGCGCCTCTGATCCTGACCACGCCAACGTAGGCGGCGCTGTTGGTAAAAAGTGCACCCAGTCCTGTCATATTCACCAGGGAGGTTTTGCCCACGGTGTGACCGGCGAAGGGGGCGGCAATGTATGCGTTAACTGCCATGGCCATGAAGAAGGGACGGAAATCGACAAGGACATGAGCTATCCCTGGATGGGCGGTTCCGGCGAATACAGCCAGGGCCGCGGTACGACGGCCCCCCATTCGACGCATACGGAGAGTTTTATGCCGGGAATAGCGGGCGATGATGACCGCCGTGGTCCGGGAATTTATTGCAACAGCTGCCATGATATAAATGCCATTCCCCTTTTCAAGGACGGCAAGACGCTGGCCGATACGACGGTTTGTGATCCCTGCCACAGTCCGGGAGGGACATATGATGGTGTTGACAGCATAAAAGGCTCCATTGGAGCGAAAGATAACTGGCATAGTGGAGGTGTCTATAATAGTGACGGCACGCTCATAGCGGGCAAAGAGAAATGGTGCGCCGGGTGCCATGACGAAGAACCTGCTATTATTTCCTCTGTGCCGGCGCCTAATGTCATCGGTGATGAAAGTGGCGCTTATGCCTATGGTGTGGGCTGGGGATTTTATAAAACGGGTCATGGTCTTACGAATGGTTCCTATCCTGCCTCAGATGCTCCGGCAGCTAAAAAAGGATGCCCCGATTGTCACGATACTACAGTTGGGCACATCGATAGCGAGCACAGGACATATAATTCGGCAAGCAATAATTACCAGGAAGGGTATCGCTTAAAAATATCAATGGATATACCACGGAATGATGTGGGTGAACCGGTGTCTGACTTTGCTCTCTGTTTTTCTTGTCATGATTTTTCACCTTATATTATTCAGTCTGACTTTACGACCAATTTCAGGCAGGGTATAACGACAAATAATCATTGGCGTCATCTTCAGGTAACAGCAACAGGGCCCTGGTCACCTAATAATGGAAACCGATGGGATTCCGACTGGGATGGCGTGGGAGACTCAATGATAAATTGCCCGGCTTGTCACAATGTCCATGGTTCACCGTCGCCAAGAATGATACGGCACGGCGAATTGATCAGTACGCCCGGTACAACGGACAAGGTGCCTGCCCTTAACTTTAAATATTTGCCCACAACCAATCCGACGCTAATGAACAGCAGCGGAGGATGGATGAATCCGCCTTTTTACGGTGGTGGCACCATTGATAATACGGGTGTCTGCAATATGTGCCATTCAAACCAGGAAAGCTATACAAGGGCTGCCAATGATATTTATCCTCCCTG
Coding sequences:
- a CDS encoding Ig-like domain-containing protein, whose protein sequence is MGKKRSYLILVLLILPVSHPLLSTGKAIDPPHDVAVCNACHSGGSWDALYDRAPRCLNCHSSGGVAGKTPFAANDASGLFNFTTSGEGALEQHSHAWGVPLEEGRAGATVPPEKAGTYVSDKSRAMGKLSCPSCHSGHENDNRAMLRGPYDIERNASGEIVYGVNELCFECHSGQMSGGSHPVKVALPKGRSAYKNPPALNPSFAAISSSALKLYSTPEGTDRILCLTCHGVHASDSNPYTEDQLGFGNLSTGDGYLLRQYNDSNLCRSCHNYQSHRGMACRHCHDPHSPGANVSLVMDNMSTPEINGNSLGNVSVSLGNISSGFVLFKETGPQGICESCHSLATDSPSGALFQGWSSSHGALGIGKSEAPAGDCRECHSHKTGEGSGSFVACNNCSGGDELLFEAATENVCEDCHFGTADVDDFVYGNGIRALISQGQYTSTGHGRRFLSQFTSGNYGPHFPCKGCHGGYVSHGDPANPFMLVSSVNADPDVLCLKCHGHDSSTDVMIFSMSGEEVLECFACHLPLAIMPSTLDWRLNSHSHGGMAAAGGYQNHTSWRMVPKCIDCHDPHGDSNMAMVHDKVYTGGSDEYGRPEPFFNKSTVVFTSHSGAGSFATNAETSVCQACHSKTSHFRQVGLGGASDPDHANVGGAVGKKCTQSCHIHQGGFAHGVTGEGGGNVCVNCHGHEEGTEIDKDMSYPWMGGSGEYSQGRGTTAPHSTHTESFMPGIAGDDDRRGPGIYCNSCHDINAIPLFKDGKTLADTTVCDPCHSPGGTYDGVDSIKGSIGAKDNWHSGGVYNSDGTLIAGKEKWCAGCHDEEPAIISSVPAPNVIGDESGAYAYGVGWGFYKTGHGLTNGSYPASDAPAAKKGCPDCHDTTVGHIDSEHRTYNSASNNYQEGYRLKISMDIPRNDVGEPVSDFALCFSCHDFSPYIIQSDFTTNFRQGITTNNHWRHLQVTATGPWSPNNGNRWDSDWDGVGDSMINCPACHNVHGSPSPRMIRHGELISTPGTTDKVPALNFKYLPTTNPTLMNSSGGWMNPPFYGGGTIDNTGVCNMCHSNQESYTRAANDIYPPWIIGVYSNVGSNELAVAFSEGVYTHMGATGALTLSDFIFTDLDNGRVMTNVVHTAGDDYAIITLSSALDIINDIAVDSLSAASSASIYDAHDIAMDVTAVPLSTDSISPVVFEFDPVNGATDVSVDKSLTFSLADNETGIDFSTFSITLSGNMGYYQTYTDLDAAAVSKVGSRKYYTVTINPEVNFNYNEVISIALNANDGAGNPLSPPSWSFTAMAGALPQTVTLHPSGVDNAWGFTVYGGGWDTVLDGNDGLASYAHRCGGAGYPIDTTSRFAVAMDDSGLGAAAIEKIEIAVVTKYAPSCPTRNTATGIMGICYKTGITTACTDRTVSGDFAVYSATFTSDSDGGPLDVADIDNMVVEVQRKSGGSIHLIPTEVYVNVTYLP